A portion of the Streptomyces platensis genome contains these proteins:
- a CDS encoding VOC family protein yields the protein MPIRRVVPDIHSDDLDGSRTFYGLLGFEEVMNLGWVMTLASPANPTAQLIFMTHDKTAPVTPDMSIEVDDVDAAYAAVLAAGAPIVRSLQDEEWGVRRFFVQDPNGRVVNVLGHRPPAGGTGSD from the coding sequence GTGCCCATTCGCCGCGTCGTCCCCGACATCCACTCCGACGACCTGGACGGGAGCCGTACGTTCTACGGCCTGCTGGGGTTCGAGGAGGTCATGAACCTGGGCTGGGTCATGACCCTCGCCTCCCCCGCCAACCCCACCGCCCAGCTCATCTTCATGACCCACGACAAGACCGCCCCGGTCACCCCGGACATGAGCATCGAGGTCGACGACGTGGACGCGGCCTACGCCGCCGTCCTGGCCGCCGGCGCCCCGATCGTCCGCTCGCTCCAGGACGAGGAGTGGGGCGTCCGCCGCTTCTTCGTCCAGGACCCGAACGGCCGGGTCGTCAATGTCCTCGGCCACCGGCCGCCGGCGGGCGGCACCGGCAGCGACTGA
- a CDS encoding GntR family transcriptional regulator, translating into MGKRDTEQALGADGPVQFSVDRSSPVPLYFQLSQQLEAAIEHGKLAPGSLLGNEIELAGRLGLSRPTVRQAIQSLVDKGLLVRRRGIGTQVVHSQVKRPLELSSLYDDLEAAGQKPATRVLLNTTTEADAEVAAALGIAEGAEVALVERLRLAHGEPVAHLRNHLPAGLIELRTAELEETGLYRLMRSAGITLHSARQAVGARAATVEEGVRLEEPEGAPLLTMQRTTFDDTGRAVEFGSHVYRASRYAFEFQLLVRP; encoded by the coding sequence GTGGGGAAACGCGATACGGAACAAGCCCTGGGCGCCGACGGCCCTGTCCAGTTCAGCGTGGACCGGAGCAGTCCGGTCCCGTTGTATTTCCAGCTGTCCCAGCAGCTGGAGGCGGCGATCGAGCACGGGAAGCTGGCGCCCGGCAGCTTGCTCGGCAATGAGATCGAGCTGGCCGGCCGGCTCGGCCTGTCCCGGCCGACGGTGCGGCAGGCGATCCAGTCGCTGGTCGACAAGGGCCTGCTGGTGCGCCGCCGCGGTATCGGCACCCAGGTCGTCCACAGTCAGGTCAAGCGCCCCCTGGAGCTGAGCAGCCTCTACGACGACCTGGAGGCGGCCGGGCAGAAGCCGGCCACCCGGGTGCTGCTCAACACCACCACCGAGGCCGATGCCGAGGTCGCCGCCGCGCTGGGGATCGCCGAGGGGGCGGAGGTCGCGCTGGTCGAGCGGCTGCGGCTGGCCCATGGCGAGCCCGTGGCGCATCTGCGCAACCACCTCCCCGCCGGACTGATCGAGCTGAGGACCGCCGAGCTGGAGGAGACCGGTCTGTACCGCCTGATGCGGTCGGCCGGGATCACCCTGCACAGCGCCCGGCAGGCCGTCGGGGCCCGTGCCGCGACCGTGGAGGAGGGCGTACGGCTCGAGGAGCCCGAGGGCGCCCCGCTGCTCACGATGCAGCGGACCACCTTCGACGACACCGGGCGCGCGGTCGAATTCGGCTCGCACGTCTACCGCGCCTCCCGTTACGCCTTCGAGTTCCAGCTGCTGGTACGGCCCTGA
- a CDS encoding sugar ABC transporter substrate-binding protein — MNGVRTTGPLTVRSVAVRSAAALLATAALATGCGSAGKDAGTPRMTIGMVSHSGDGDTFWDIVQNGAQQAAAKDKVKFLYAHDKEGAQQAALIQSYIDQKVDGLIVTLAKPHAVKAAVRKAVARGIPVITVNSGGEFSAAYGALTHIGQDESVAGRAVGDELNERKAKKVLCVIHEQGNVSLEDRCAGVRKGFRGSVENLDVDGTNAPNSQSSIEAKLQSDTSIDAIVTLGAPMAAISLKAKEEAGSRAQIATFDLNSAVVKLLKAKDLTFAVDQQPYLQGYEAVDLLWLHRINADVLGGGKPVLTGPALVTEKDVPKLTEYTGRGTR; from the coding sequence ATGAACGGCGTGCGTACGACTGGCCCCCTCACTGTCCGCAGCGTCGCTGTGCGCAGCGCAGCCGCTTTACTGGCGACCGCCGCGCTCGCCACCGGGTGCGGCTCCGCCGGCAAGGACGCCGGCACCCCGCGCATGACCATCGGCATGGTCAGCCACTCCGGCGACGGCGACACCTTCTGGGACATCGTGCAGAACGGCGCCCAGCAGGCCGCCGCCAAGGACAAGGTGAAGTTCCTCTACGCGCACGACAAGGAAGGCGCCCAGCAGGCCGCGCTGATCCAGTCGTACATCGATCAGAAGGTGGACGGGCTGATCGTCACCCTCGCCAAGCCGCACGCCGTCAAGGCGGCCGTCCGCAAGGCCGTGGCGCGCGGTATCCCCGTCATCACCGTCAATTCCGGTGGCGAGTTCTCCGCGGCGTACGGGGCGCTCACCCACATCGGGCAGGACGAGTCGGTGGCCGGCCGCGCGGTCGGCGACGAGCTGAACGAGCGGAAGGCGAAGAAGGTGCTCTGTGTCATCCACGAGCAGGGCAATGTGTCGCTGGAGGACCGCTGCGCCGGCGTCCGCAAGGGCTTTCGCGGATCGGTCGAGAACCTCGACGTGGACGGCACCAACGCGCCGAACTCGCAGTCGTCGATCGAGGCCAAGCTCCAGTCCGACACGTCCATCGACGCGATCGTCACGCTCGGTGCGCCGATGGCGGCGATCTCGCTCAAGGCCAAGGAGGAGGCCGGCAGCCGGGCGCAGATCGCGACCTTCGACCTGAACTCCGCCGTCGTCAAGCTGCTCAAGGCCAAGGACCTCACCTTCGCCGTCGACCAGCAGCCCTACCTCCAGGGCTACGAGGCGGTGGATCTGCTCTGGCTCCACAGGATCAACGCCGATGTGCTCGGCGGCGGCAAGCCGGTGCTCACCGGGCCCGCCCTGGTCACCGAGAAGGACGTACCCAAGCTCACCGAGTACACCGGGCGAGGCACCCGGTGA
- a CDS encoding sugar ABC transporter substrate-binding protein produces the protein MGAVLAAALGASLAGCSSTGGLRAEQERAAKAAGGKAAVNTPRWTFAMVTHSGDGDTFWDIVQNGAQQAAVKDNIKFVYGHDKEAQRQSQLVQSYIDQKVDGLIVSLAKPNAMKDVVAKAEKAGIPVITVNSGAEESKAFGALSHIGQDETVAGEAVGEELNKRGRKKALCVLHEQGNVGHEQRCDGAKKTFKGDLQKLYVEGTNMPDVQSSIESKLQSDSALDAVVTLGAPFAATAVKAKEQAGSKAEIDTFDLNAQVATGLKDGSLGFAVDQQPYLQGYQAVDLLWLYKYNSDVLGGGKPVLTGPQVITKKDAAALEDYTKRGTR, from the coding sequence ATCGGCGCCGTGCTGGCGGCGGCGCTGGGCGCCTCCCTGGCGGGATGCAGCAGCACCGGAGGTCTGCGCGCCGAGCAGGAGCGGGCCGCCAAGGCGGCCGGCGGCAAGGCCGCGGTGAACACCCCCAGGTGGACATTTGCGATGGTCACCCACTCGGGAGACGGCGACACCTTCTGGGACATCGTGCAGAACGGCGCCCAGCAGGCCGCCGTCAAGGACAACATCAAGTTCGTCTACGGGCACGACAAGGAGGCCCAGCGGCAGAGCCAGCTGGTGCAGTCCTACATCGACCAGAAGGTCGACGGGCTGATCGTCTCGCTGGCCAAGCCCAATGCCATGAAGGATGTCGTCGCCAAGGCCGAGAAGGCCGGCATCCCGGTGATCACGGTGAACTCCGGCGCCGAGGAGTCCAAGGCGTTCGGGGCGCTCAGCCACATCGGGCAGGACGAGACGGTGGCCGGCGAGGCGGTCGGCGAGGAGCTGAACAAGCGCGGCCGCAAGAAGGCCCTGTGTGTCCTGCACGAGCAGGGCAATGTCGGCCATGAGCAGCGCTGCGACGGCGCCAAGAAGACCTTCAAGGGCGATCTTCAGAAGCTGTATGTCGAGGGCACCAACATGCCCGATGTGCAGTCCTCGATCGAGTCCAAGCTCCAGTCGGACAGCGCCCTCGACGCCGTCGTCACGCTCGGCGCCCCCTTCGCCGCCACGGCCGTCAAGGCCAAGGAGCAGGCCGGCAGCAAGGCCGAGATCGACACCTTCGACCTCAACGCCCAGGTCGCGACCGGCCTGAAGGACGGCTCCCTCGGCTTCGCCGTCGACCAGCAGCCCTACCTCCAGGGCTACCAGGCCGTCGACCTGCTGTGGCTCTACAAGTACAACTCCGACGTCCTCGGCGGGGGCAAGCCGGTGCTCACCGGGCCCCAGGTGATCACCAAGAAGGACGCCGCCGCACTGGAGGACTACACGAAGCGGGGGACCCGATGA
- a CDS encoding ABC transporter permease — protein MSHADAPPLQPAGPAKSGGDERLLHRSLARRLMGRPELGSVVGAAAVFLFFSIVAEPFLRAASLSTVLYASSTIGIMAVPVALLMIGGEFDLSAGVMVVSSALISSMVSYQMTANTWVGVGVSLLVTLAIGAFNGLLLTRTKLPSFIITLGTFFMLTGLNLGFTKLISGTVSTKTIADMEGFDSARTLFASHLTLGSVDIQVTILWWLALVAVATWILLRTRVGNWIFAVGGNADAARAVGVPVTKTKIGLYMGVAFAAWVSGQHLLFSYDAIQSGDGVGNEFLYIIAAAVGGCLMTGGFGSAIGAAVGAFIFGMASKGIVYAQWNPDWYKFFLGAMLLLATLLNAWVRKRAEEKA, from the coding sequence ATGAGCCACGCGGACGCACCACCTCTGCAACCGGCCGGTCCGGCCAAGAGCGGCGGCGACGAACGGCTGCTGCACCGCTCCCTCGCCCGACGGCTGATGGGCCGCCCCGAACTGGGCTCCGTCGTCGGTGCCGCCGCGGTCTTCCTCTTCTTCTCGATCGTCGCCGAGCCGTTCCTGCGGGCCGCCAGCCTCTCCACCGTGCTCTACGCGTCCTCGACGATCGGCATCATGGCGGTGCCGGTGGCGCTGCTGATGATCGGCGGGGAATTCGATCTGTCGGCCGGTGTCATGGTCGTCAGCTCGGCGCTGATCTCGTCGATGGTCAGCTACCAGATGACCGCCAACACCTGGGTGGGCGTGGGGGTGTCGCTGCTGGTCACCCTCGCCATCGGGGCGTTCAACGGCCTGCTGCTGACCCGTACGAAACTGCCCAGCTTCATCATCACGCTCGGCACGTTCTTCATGCTGACCGGCCTCAACCTCGGCTTCACCAAGCTGATCAGCGGCACGGTCTCGACGAAGACCATCGCCGACATGGAGGGCTTCGACTCGGCCCGTACGCTCTTCGCCTCGCATCTGACCCTGGGCAGCGTGGACATCCAGGTCACCATCCTGTGGTGGCTGGCGCTGGTCGCGGTCGCCACCTGGATCCTGCTGCGCACCCGCGTCGGCAACTGGATCTTCGCGGTGGGAGGTAACGCCGACGCCGCACGGGCCGTGGGTGTCCCGGTCACCAAGACCAAGATCGGCCTCTACATGGGCGTCGCCTTCGCCGCCTGGGTCTCCGGCCAGCATCTGCTGTTCTCGTACGACGCGATCCAGTCCGGCGACGGCGTGGGCAACGAATTCCTCTACATCATCGCCGCGGCGGTCGGCGGCTGTCTGATGACCGGCGGCTTCGGCTCGGCGATCGGTGCCGCCGTCGGCGCCTTCATCTTCGGCATGGCCAGCAAGGGCATCGTCTACGCGCAGTGGAATCCGGACTGGTACAAGTTCTTCCTCGGCGCGATGCTGCTGCTCGCCACGCTCCTGAACGCATGGGTCCGCAAGCGGGCGGAGGAAAAGGCATGA
- a CDS encoding ATP-binding cassette domain-containing protein, protein MTALVELTDVSKYYGNVRALEGVSLEVHAGEISCVLGDNGAGKSTLIKIIAGLHRHDAGSFTIDGEETTLASPREALDRGIATVYQDLAVVPLMPVWRNFFLGSEPTTGVGPFKRLDVTTMRETTRSELLRMGIDLRDVDQPIGTLSGGERQCVAIARAVYFGAKVLVLDEPTAALGVKQSGVVLKYVAAARDAGLGVVLITHNPHHAYLVGDRFVLLKRGTMAGSHAKSEIALEELTRQMAGGSELEQLSHELARTATPEFPGGHRPE, encoded by the coding sequence ATGACAGCGCTGGTCGAGCTGACCGACGTCAGCAAGTACTACGGGAACGTCCGGGCCCTGGAAGGCGTCTCGCTGGAGGTGCACGCGGGGGAGATCTCCTGTGTGCTCGGCGACAACGGCGCCGGCAAGTCCACCCTCATCAAGATCATCGCAGGGCTGCACCGGCACGACGCCGGCTCCTTCACCATCGACGGGGAGGAGACCACCCTCGCCTCCCCGCGCGAGGCCCTGGACCGCGGTATCGCCACTGTCTACCAGGACCTCGCGGTGGTCCCCCTCATGCCGGTGTGGCGGAACTTCTTCCTCGGCTCGGAGCCGACCACCGGCGTCGGCCCCTTCAAGCGGCTCGACGTCACGACGATGCGCGAGACCACCCGCAGTGAGCTGCTGCGGATGGGCATCGACCTGCGCGATGTCGACCAGCCCATCGGCACCCTCTCGGGCGGCGAACGGCAGTGCGTCGCCATCGCCCGCGCCGTCTACTTCGGCGCCAAGGTCCTCGTCCTGGACGAGCCGACCGCGGCGCTCGGCGTCAAGCAGTCCGGCGTCGTCCTCAAGTACGTCGCGGCCGCCCGGGACGCCGGACTCGGCGTGGTGTTGATCACCCACAATCCGCATCACGCCTATCTCGTCGGCGACCGCTTCGTGCTGCTCAAGCGGGGCACGATGGCCGGCAGCCACGCCAAATCGGAGATCGCCCTGGAGGAGCTGACCCGCCAAATGGCAGGCGGCAGCGAGCTGGAACAGCTCAGTCATGAGCTGGCCCGCACCGCGACACCGGAATTCCCCGGCGGTCACCGGCCCGAGTGA
- a CDS encoding ROK family glucokinase — MSMYRDRVHRGSARATVLRTVGTRERRSLLTAPRVPTVGIDIGGTKVMAGVVDADGAILEKVRTETPDKSKSPKVVEDTITELVLDLSDRHDVHAVGIGAAGWVDADRSKVLFAPHLNWRNEPLRDRLAGRLAVPVMVDNDANTAAWAEWRFGAGRGQDHLVMITLGTGIGGAILEDGAVKRGKYGVAGEFGHMQVVPGGHRCPCGNRGCWEQYSSGNALVREARELAAADSPVAYNIIERVGGRVGDITGPLITELAREGDAMCVELLQEIGQWLGVGIANLAAALDPSCFVIGGGVSAADDLLIGPARDAFRRQLTGRGYRPEATIAKAQLGPEAGMVGAADLARLVARRFRRANRRRVERHERYERAGRR; from the coding sequence ATGAGCATGTACCGGGACCGGGTGCACCGAGGATCCGCCAGAGCCACCGTGCTGCGCACGGTCGGCACCCGCGAGCGGCGCTCGCTGCTGACCGCCCCCAGGGTGCCCACCGTCGGCATCGACATCGGCGGCACCAAGGTCATGGCGGGGGTGGTCGACGCCGACGGCGCCATCCTGGAGAAGGTCCGCACGGAGACGCCGGACAAGTCCAAGAGCCCGAAGGTCGTCGAGGACACCATCACCGAGCTGGTGCTCGACCTCTCCGACCGGCACGACGTCCACGCGGTCGGCATCGGCGCGGCCGGCTGGGTCGACGCGGACCGCTCCAAGGTCCTCTTCGCCCCGCATCTGAACTGGCGCAACGAACCGCTGCGCGACCGTCTCGCCGGCCGACTGGCCGTCCCCGTCATGGTCGACAACGACGCCAACACCGCCGCCTGGGCGGAGTGGCGCTTCGGCGCCGGCCGCGGCCAGGACCACCTCGTCATGATCACGCTCGGTACGGGCATCGGCGGCGCGATCCTGGAGGACGGCGCGGTCAAGCGCGGCAAGTACGGCGTGGCCGGTGAATTCGGCCATATGCAGGTCGTCCCCGGTGGCCACCGCTGCCCGTGCGGCAACCGCGGCTGCTGGGAGCAGTACAGCTCCGGCAACGCCCTGGTACGCGAGGCCCGCGAGCTGGCCGCCGCCGACTCCCCGGTCGCGTACAACATCATCGAGCGGGTCGGCGGCCGCGTCGGCGACATCACCGGGCCGCTGATCACCGAGCTGGCCCGGGAGGGCGACGCGATGTGCGTCGAGCTCCTCCAGGAGATCGGCCAGTGGCTCGGCGTCGGCATCGCCAACCTCGCCGCCGCCCTCGACCCGTCCTGCTTCGTCATCGGCGGCGGCGTCAGCGCCGCCGATGACCTGCTGATCGGCCCGGCCAGGGACGCCTTCCGGCGCCAGCTCACCGGCCGCGGCTACCGCCCCGAAGCCACCATCGCCAAGGCCCAGTTGGGCCCCGAGGCCGGCATGGTCGGGGCTGCCGATCTGGCCCGCCTGGTGGCCCGCCGCTTCCGGCGCGCCAACCGGCGCCGCGTCGAGCGCCATGAACGCTATGAACGGGCCGGCCGCCGATGA
- a CDS encoding VOC family protein — MPVTIDGPDFVALQVRDVDAAATFCEQHLGLRRAAVSPPHAVVFDTKPTPFAVRALLPGIDLADTARPGLGVVIWFRTADAHQLHDQLAAAGIKILTPMANSPFGPMFSFEGPEGYTLTAHGG, encoded by the coding sequence ATGCCTGTCACCATCGACGGCCCCGACTTCGTCGCCCTGCAAGTCCGCGACGTGGACGCAGCGGCGACCTTCTGCGAGCAGCACCTCGGCCTGCGCCGGGCCGCGGTCTCGCCGCCCCACGCGGTCGTGTTCGACACCAAGCCGACCCCGTTCGCCGTCCGCGCGCTGCTCCCGGGCATCGACCTCGCCGATACCGCACGGCCCGGCCTCGGCGTGGTGATCTGGTTCCGGACCGCCGACGCTCACCAGCTCCACGACCAGCTCGCCGCCGCCGGGATCAAGATCCTCACCCCCATGGCGAACAGCCCCTTCGGGCCGATGTTCTCCTTCGAGGGCCCCGAGGGCTACACCCTCACCGCACACGGAGGCTGA
- a CDS encoding MarR family winged helix-turn-helix transcriptional regulator, which produces MKESAPPESPHPAKDVTQHVGYLLKRAQAALRGAMDKVLREHGLTVPQYATLELLALHPGMSNADLARATFVTRQSGNVVLRGLQEAGLITRPATADHGRARPAHLTGEGQARLAVVQAAVYAVEQRMVEAIPPQRMAALLTDLDRIAAALEE; this is translated from the coding sequence ATGAAGGAGTCCGCGCCACCCGAGTCGCCCCATCCCGCGAAGGACGTCACCCAGCACGTGGGATACCTGCTCAAACGCGCCCAGGCCGCCCTGCGCGGCGCCATGGACAAGGTCCTGCGCGAGCACGGACTGACCGTGCCGCAGTACGCCACTCTCGAACTCCTGGCCCTGCACCCCGGCATGTCCAACGCCGACCTCGCCCGCGCGACCTTCGTCACCCGGCAGTCGGGGAACGTCGTCCTGCGGGGCCTTCAGGAAGCGGGACTGATCACCCGCCCCGCCACCGCCGACCACGGCCGCGCCCGGCCCGCCCACCTCACCGGGGAAGGCCAGGCACGCCTGGCCGTGGTCCAGGCCGCCGTCTACGCCGTCGAACAGCGCATGGTGGAGGCGATCCCGCCCCAGCGCATGGCAGCGCTCCTCACCGACCTCGACCGCATCGCGGCAGCCCTGGAGGAATGA
- a CDS encoding thermonuclease family protein, translating to MTDPVQIMWTPAGMAMPSLGSRALVDVHDGDTPYVKMPVRMLSVDTPETTADTAEQAERVDKEFKQLAAWMREGIAPISDDLAEFLLPKIETGHAGSLQFAQGTAAAAFNTENIKKRLAEGRKPGKERSIFIRTADDHFDDNNRLLAYIAPNYSKKELADLPREKRPTFNLDLIAEGWAAPFIIYPSIPGELDLPLLLRAADKAVKDKKAIWKDSKTLLAYEYRALEKLHDVTKKKAEGHEWEPGEAFSWRTRYCVDMRNRELHGPEDYFRVPPIYRLWLWPQDVKEAIGQLNLTPSRRLAGADSRAH from the coding sequence GTGACCGACCCTGTACAGATCATGTGGACACCTGCCGGGATGGCCATGCCGTCGCTGGGCTCGCGCGCGCTGGTCGACGTACACGACGGGGATACGCCGTACGTCAAGATGCCGGTCCGCATGCTGTCCGTCGACACTCCGGAAACGACGGCGGATACGGCTGAGCAGGCCGAGCGGGTCGACAAGGAATTCAAGCAACTGGCCGCCTGGATGCGGGAGGGTATCGCGCCTATCTCCGATGATCTCGCCGAGTTCCTGTTGCCGAAGATTGAGACGGGGCACGCGGGCAGCCTGCAATTCGCCCAGGGCACGGCGGCAGCCGCGTTCAACACGGAGAACATCAAGAAGAGGCTGGCCGAGGGCAGGAAGCCCGGCAAGGAGCGCAGCATCTTCATCCGCACCGCCGACGACCACTTCGACGACAACAACCGCCTGCTCGCCTACATCGCGCCGAACTACTCGAAGAAGGAACTGGCCGACCTGCCACGGGAGAAGAGGCCGACCTTCAATCTCGATCTCATTGCCGAAGGATGGGCGGCGCCCTTCATCATCTATCCCTCCATCCCCGGCGAACTCGACCTTCCCCTCCTCCTCCGGGCCGCCGACAAGGCAGTCAAGGACAAGAAGGCCATCTGGAAGGACTCCAAAACCCTGCTCGCCTACGAGTACCGGGCCCTCGAAAAGCTTCACGACGTCACGAAGAAGAAGGCCGAGGGGCACGAGTGGGAGCCTGGCGAGGCATTCTCCTGGCGGACGAGGTACTGCGTGGATATGCGCAATCGTGAACTGCACGGACCGGAGGACTACTTCCGCGTCCCGCCGATCTACCGGCTGTGGCTCTGGCCGCAGGACGTGAAAGAAGCCATCGGTCAGCTCAATCTGACGCCGTCGCGAAGGCTCGCGGGAGCCGACAGCCGCGCACACTGA
- a CDS encoding helix-turn-helix transcriptional regulator has translation MPAPLRNFLITKSRHPVDLLNAATRLFGGSIATSPLDGLCRGDHELRGVAARDFAVGYFASPLDVRVSSAGGRSSYFVNIGVSGAIAASCGGLHTTLDTATAGVVNPGDTQELRPARPTPSHFLGLRIDAALVDQEFTALTGRPPVSTVRFDFALDLVKPKGRAVLLLIRSLLEQLDSGDPLFQRAELQRSQLRCIVTALLLAQPHSHTGELRDGPQPGHPRSLRAALAFIEANLTEHLTLGDIATAADCAPRTLSSAFRDRLGLSPMSYVRNLRLDRIRQDLLTTTDNVGTIAYRWGISHLGRFAGDYHGRFNELPSDTAARR, from the coding sequence GTGCCGGCTCCGCTGCGCAATTTCCTCATCACCAAATCTCGCCACCCAGTCGACCTCCTGAACGCCGCCACCCGCCTCTTCGGCGGCTCCATCGCCACATCGCCGCTGGACGGCCTGTGCAGGGGGGATCACGAACTGCGCGGGGTGGCCGCGCGCGACTTCGCCGTCGGCTACTTCGCCTCGCCGCTCGACGTACGCGTCTCCTCGGCGGGAGGACGCAGCTCCTACTTCGTCAACATCGGTGTGTCCGGAGCGATCGCCGCATCCTGCGGCGGCCTGCACACCACCCTCGATACCGCCACGGCCGGAGTCGTCAACCCCGGAGACACCCAGGAGCTGCGCCCCGCGCGCCCCACCCCTTCACACTTCCTGGGCCTTCGGATCGACGCCGCCCTGGTGGACCAGGAATTCACCGCACTGACCGGGCGTCCGCCGGTGTCCACCGTCCGCTTCGACTTCGCCCTCGACCTGGTCAAGCCCAAGGGCCGGGCCGTACTGCTGCTGATCCGCTCCCTCCTGGAGCAACTGGACTCGGGAGACCCCCTGTTCCAGCGTGCCGAACTCCAGCGCAGCCAACTGCGCTGCATCGTCACCGCGCTGCTCCTGGCCCAGCCCCACTCGCACACCGGCGAGCTGCGAGACGGTCCTCAACCCGGCCACCCGCGCTCCTTGCGCGCAGCTCTCGCATTCATCGAAGCCAACCTCACCGAGCACCTCACCCTCGGCGACATCGCCACAGCCGCCGACTGCGCCCCGCGGACCCTCAGCTCCGCATTCCGCGACCGGCTCGGCCTGTCACCCATGTCCTACGTACGCAACCTGCGGCTGGACCGGATCCGTCAGGACCTCCTCACCACCACAGACAATGTCGGCACCATCGCCTACCGCTGGGGCATCTCCCACTTGGGCCGCTTCGCCGGCGACTACCACGGCCGTTTCAACGAGCTACCCTCCGACACGGCAGCCCGCCGGTAA
- a CDS encoding VOC family protein produces MENHGLITHLRHIDVAMPNFAEQRKFYTELWGLTETAGDTGISFLAAEGSPEQYVVRLRQEAHKRTDLVAFGAATAADVDTLAAQLSAQGVRLTSEPRPLDTPGGGYAVRFFDNEGRVVEVSADVTPRQHRKIEAREPIPVRLSHVLMNSPTPEATVAWYIKHLGFRLSDTMCLGSRGEIMWFLRCNTFHHSFGIVRGPHAAFHHASFEMRGIDEFMRGTGRMRRLGIERLWGPGRHRAGDNTFSYFLDQAGNTVEYTTELEVLDEDTWHPHLYDLREPANADQWGTANEMDEFIAAKSHNDVDPGLFVAPPM; encoded by the coding sequence ATGGAAAACCACGGTCTGATCACCCACCTGCGGCACATCGATGTCGCCATGCCCAACTTCGCCGAGCAGCGGAAGTTCTACACCGAGCTGTGGGGACTGACCGAGACCGCAGGCGACACCGGCATCTCGTTCCTGGCAGCCGAAGGGTCGCCGGAGCAGTACGTGGTGCGGCTGCGCCAGGAGGCGCACAAGCGCACCGACCTCGTCGCCTTCGGTGCCGCCACGGCCGCCGATGTCGACACTCTGGCCGCACAACTCAGCGCCCAGGGCGTGCGGTTGACCAGCGAACCGCGGCCGCTGGACACCCCAGGAGGTGGCTACGCAGTCCGCTTCTTCGACAACGAGGGCCGCGTGGTGGAGGTATCCGCCGACGTCACACCACGACAGCACCGCAAGATTGAAGCCCGCGAGCCGATCCCCGTGCGGCTGTCACACGTGCTGATGAACTCTCCCACCCCCGAGGCCACGGTCGCCTGGTACATCAAGCATCTGGGGTTCCGCCTCTCCGACACCATGTGCCTCGGCAGCCGCGGCGAGATCATGTGGTTTCTGCGGTGCAACACCTTCCACCACAGCTTCGGCATCGTCCGCGGGCCGCACGCGGCCTTCCACCACGCCTCCTTCGAGATGCGCGGCATCGACGAGTTCATGCGCGGCACCGGCCGGATGCGGCGCCTGGGCATCGAGCGGCTGTGGGGCCCAGGGCGGCACCGCGCCGGTGACAACACCTTCAGCTACTTCCTCGACCAGGCCGGAAACACCGTCGAGTACACCACCGAGCTGGAGGTCCTGGACGAGGACACCTGGCACCCCCACCTCTACGACCTTCGTGAGCCCGCCAACGCGGATCAATGGGGCACGGCCAACGAGATGGACGAGTTCATCGCCGCCAAGTCCCACAACGACGTCGACCCCGGGCTGTTCGTGGCCCCGCCGATGTGA